Proteins from a single region of Pelotomaculum isophthalicicum JI:
- a CDS encoding rod shape-determining protein has protein sequence MLGGSDIGLDLGTANVLVYVRGKGIVLQEPSVVAVERDSGRVIAVGSEARRMLGRTPGNIVAIRPLRDGVIADYTVTEKMLRYFIGKADGGQKLLFRPRVMVCIPSAVTGVELRAVRQAAVQAGAKTAHLIEEPFAAALGAGLDVFQPSGSMVVDIGGGTTDIAVISLGGIVCSNSLRIGGDKLDEAIVKYIRKENSLVIGERTAEELKIGIGSAYPFGTEEQSMEIKGRDMVSGLPKAIMVNRCQVHEAIKEPLDLIVGAVKDVLERTSPELAADVINKGIIMTGGGVLLHGIDQLLSKETGLPVYIAEDPLSCVARGTGKALSMIGSLPRM, from the coding sequence ATGCTTGGCGGCAGTGATATCGGTTTAGATCTGGGCACGGCAAACGTGCTGGTTTACGTGAGGGGAAAAGGAATTGTTTTGCAGGAGCCATCTGTAGTGGCGGTGGAAAGGGACAGCGGCCGGGTCATCGCCGTGGGCTCCGAAGCGCGCCGGATGCTGGGGCGCACTCCCGGCAATATTGTCGCCATCCGGCCGTTGCGCGACGGTGTGATTGCCGACTACACAGTTACGGAGAAGATGCTCCGCTACTTTATCGGCAAGGCCGACGGCGGACAAAAATTGCTGTTCCGCCCCCGTGTGATGGTCTGTATCCCTTCCGCTGTTACCGGAGTGGAACTGCGGGCGGTGCGCCAGGCCGCCGTCCAGGCCGGAGCTAAAACGGCGCACCTGATTGAAGAACCCTTTGCCGCCGCTCTGGGAGCGGGCCTGGATGTTTTTCAGCCGAGCGGCTCAATGGTCGTCGATATCGGCGGCGGAACTACTGACATCGCGGTAATATCGCTCGGCGGCATTGTCTGCAGCAACTCACTGCGAATTGGCGGGGACAAGCTTGACGAGGCGATTGTGAAATATATTCGCAAAGAGAACAGTTTAGTTATTGGTGAACGCACCGCGGAGGAGCTTAAAATTGGCATAGGCAGCGCATACCCGTTCGGCACGGAGGAACAATCTATGGAAATAAAAGGTCGTGACATGGTTTCAGGGCTGCCTAAGGCGATTATGGTCAACCGCTGCCAGGTGCATGAAGCAATCAAGGAACCACTTGATTTGATAGTGGGCGCTGTTAAAGATGTGCTGGAACGCACGTCGCCAGAGTTGGCTGCCGACGTTATCAACAAGGGCATTATCATGACCGGCGGGGGCGTGCTGTTGCACGGGATCGATCAGTTGCTTAGCAAAGAAACCGGCCTGCCCGTATATATCGCGGAAGACCCGCTCTCCTGTGTCGCCAGGGGTACCGGCAAAGCTCTATCAATGATTGGCAGTTTGCCGCGGATGTGA
- the spoIIID gene encoding sporulation transcriptional regulator SpoIIID, giving the protein MQDYIQKRVLDICDYILESQATVRRAAQVFQVSKSTVHKDMTERLPSLNKQLAREIKNILEYNKAERHLRGGEATRRKYKDLHGQPQK; this is encoded by the coding sequence ATGCAGGATTATATTCAAAAGCGGGTACTCGATATCTGCGATTACATCCTGGAGTCCCAGGCCACGGTCAGGCGGGCCGCCCAGGTGTTTCAGGTAAGCAAAAGCACGGTACATAAAGATATGACAGAGCGTCTGCCCTCTCTCAACAAGCAGCTTGCCCGGGAAATAAAGAACATTCTTGAATACAACAAAGCGGAGCGGCACCTCAGGGGTGGGGAAGCCACACGCAGAAAGTACAAAGATTTGCACGGACAGCCGCAAAAGTAA